One segment of Rubripirellula amarantea DNA contains the following:
- a CDS encoding class I SAM-dependent methyltransferase, with translation MKSASIFRLLFLVLFLGIEVLVCGISLGQDVDVNTSVNPGINDSFLDPALEIESWLEKFEVESREVYRARESILAAMGIKQGDHVADIGAGTGFFSLMMNEAVGKGGWCYSVELSPKFAQHLTKLFADKKIDNSTTVLCRDDSVCLPPNSIDFAFICDVYHHFEFPHSTMQSIHQALKQGGRVVVIDFERIEGESREWTMGHVRAGKQTFIDEISEAGFELTAERTINGFDENYFLEFRKRPMTGSGN, from the coding sequence ATGAAATCAGCGTCAATTTTTCGGCTACTGTTCCTTGTCTTGTTTCTTGGTATCGAGGTTCTCGTTTGCGGAATTTCTCTGGGACAAGACGTCGACGTTAACACGAGTGTGAACCCGGGCATCAACGATTCGTTCCTAGATCCAGCTCTGGAAATTGAGTCCTGGTTGGAAAAGTTTGAAGTCGAAAGTCGCGAGGTTTACCGTGCAAGAGAAAGTATCTTGGCAGCGATGGGCATCAAGCAGGGTGACCATGTGGCCGATATTGGTGCGGGCACAGGCTTTTTCTCGTTGATGATGAACGAGGCGGTTGGTAAAGGCGGTTGGTGCTACAGTGTCGAACTTTCGCCAAAGTTTGCTCAGCATCTTACGAAGTTGTTCGCCGACAAAAAAATCGACAACTCCACCACCGTGCTATGCCGAGACGATTCGGTTTGTTTACCGCCAAACTCGATCGACTTCGCGTTCATTTGCGACGTCTACCACCATTTCGAATTTCCGCATTCAACCATGCAGTCGATTCACCAAGCGTTGAAGCAGGGCGGGCGTGTGGTCGTGATTGACTTTGAGCGTATTGAGGGTGAGTCACGAGAGTGGACAATGGGCCACGTGAGGGCGGGCAAGCAGACCTTCATCGATGAGATCTCGGAAGCCGGATTTGAGTTGACCGCCGAACGCACCATCAACGGCTTTGACGAGAACTACTTTCTTGAATTCCGCAAACGTCCGATGACCGGAAGCGGCAATTGA
- a CDS encoding MauE/DoxX family redox-associated membrane protein, with translation MSYPSPTRVAWCLLMLRLGVGIVFVMWTVDKFINPEHAAAVFAKFYNVQSLTTGLAYVVGGVQMLVVLAFLTGTLRTYSYAVILILHAISTFSSYKQYFDPWTYPHLLFFAAIPMLAACVTLWLLRDYDLFSVDGQRRKSHEAIVG, from the coding sequence ATGTCCTATCCTTCCCCAACTCGAGTTGCCTGGTGCTTGCTCATGCTTCGGCTCGGGGTTGGTATCGTGTTTGTCATGTGGACTGTTGATAAATTCATCAATCCAGAGCACGCGGCAGCCGTTTTTGCAAAGTTCTATAACGTGCAGTCTCTTACGACAGGCCTTGCGTACGTGGTAGGAGGAGTGCAAATGCTTGTTGTATTGGCATTCTTAACAGGCACCCTGCGTACCTACTCTTACGCTGTCATTTTAATCCTCCACGCGATTTCTACGTTCAGTTCGTACAAGCAGTACTTTGATCCATGGACGTACCCGCACTTATTGTTCTTTGCTGCCATCCCGATGCTTGCTGCGTGCGTAACGCTTTGGCTACTGCGAGACTATGATCTGTTCTCGGTTGATGGACAACGACGGAAAAGCCACGAGGCAATCGTTGGATGA
- a CDS encoding DUF2200 domain-containing protein, producing the protein MKTTPSHDERIASLTFASVYPHYVTKIRKKGRTVAELHQVIFWLTKFDAKDLERLIASEATFKQFFAEATLNPRAILITGSICGYRIEEIETPLTRHVRYLDKLVDELAKGRKMEVILRTP; encoded by the coding sequence GTGAAAACCACCCCTAGTCATGACGAGCGGATTGCAAGCCTGACGTTTGCATCGGTTTACCCGCACTACGTCACGAAGATCCGGAAGAAAGGACGCACGGTTGCTGAACTTCACCAAGTCATATTCTGGCTGACTAAATTTGACGCTAAGGATTTAGAACGCTTGATTGCGAGCGAAGCAACGTTCAAGCAGTTCTTTGCTGAAGCCACTTTGAACCCTCGCGCGATCTTGATCACGGGATCCATCTGTGGCTATCGGATCGAGGAAATTGAGACGCCTCTCACTAGGCATGTTCGATACCTAGACAAGCTTGTCGACGAACTGGCGAAGGGGCGAAAGATGGAAGTAATCCTGCGAACCCCATAG
- a CDS encoding Gfo/Idh/MocA family oxidoreductase, which translates to MFKNNPKRRQFLKSTAAVGAGLTTPYFVSSPARAAESDRMKIGVIGAGGMASGNINTAKEWLEVVAIAEADSGRADGFNNRFAGGKADIYADYRELLSRGDFEVVHVATPDHWHTKPVVEAMYAGKDIYCEKPLTLTIDEGKLIRKVQKETGRIVQVGTQQRSTYDLFVKAMAIVNEGRLGNITRVQAAIGGAPASGKIPEANPPAELDWERWLGPAPRVAYRYKDAGGEDNNSGRGNTNAHYEFRWWYEYSGGKLTDWGAHHVDICNWALTLNGQTGGPESISGSATHPVEFDDQGNPVQNDRYNTATAFNFSLKYAGGTELVIRNDTRNGVLIEGEKGRIFVSRGALQGGPVEELETNPLPEDAISKVYKGLPIEFNERKAHWANFLHCVRERKEPISDVHSHMKGLNLCHLAGIAARTGRDLKWDDAKEEIVGDEQANSMLSRPYREGYEIEMGDAVSS; encoded by the coding sequence ATGTTTAAGAACAATCCGAAACGCCGCCAGTTTCTAAAGAGCACGGCGGCCGTCGGCGCTGGTCTGACGACTCCCTACTTCGTTTCGTCGCCTGCTCGTGCCGCGGAAAGCGATCGCATGAAGATTGGTGTGATCGGAGCGGGCGGAATGGCTAGTGGTAATATCAACACCGCGAAGGAATGGCTCGAAGTGGTCGCCATCGCTGAAGCCGACAGCGGTCGTGCCGATGGATTTAACAATCGTTTTGCAGGTGGTAAAGCGGACATCTATGCCGACTACCGCGAGCTCCTTTCGCGAGGCGATTTCGAAGTGGTCCATGTCGCGACTCCGGACCATTGGCACACCAAACCAGTAGTCGAGGCGATGTATGCGGGGAAGGATATCTACTGCGAAAAGCCGCTGACGTTGACAATCGACGAGGGCAAGTTGATTCGCAAAGTGCAGAAGGAAACTGGCCGAATCGTTCAGGTCGGAACTCAGCAGCGAAGCACCTACGATTTGTTTGTCAAAGCCATGGCGATCGTCAATGAAGGTCGGCTTGGCAACATCACTCGGGTGCAGGCCGCGATTGGCGGCGCTCCCGCAAGCGGCAAAATTCCTGAAGCAAATCCACCGGCCGAATTGGATTGGGAGCGTTGGCTCGGTCCCGCACCGAGGGTTGCGTACCGCTACAAGGACGCCGGTGGCGAAGACAACAACAGTGGGCGTGGCAACACCAACGCGCACTATGAATTTCGCTGGTGGTACGAATACAGCGGTGGCAAGCTGACCGACTGGGGTGCTCACCACGTTGACATTTGCAATTGGGCACTGACCTTGAATGGTCAAACGGGTGGGCCAGAGTCCATCAGTGGTTCGGCAACGCATCCGGTCGAATTCGATGACCAAGGTAACCCGGTTCAGAATGACCGCTACAACACCGCCACGGCATTTAACTTTTCATTGAAGTATGCCGGGGGAACTGAGTTGGTGATTCGCAACGACACGCGGAATGGGGTGTTGATTGAGGGCGAAAAGGGACGGATCTTTGTTTCCCGCGGCGCGCTGCAGGGAGGCCCGGTCGAAGAGTTGGAAACCAACCCGTTACCCGAAGATGCCATCAGCAAAGTCTACAAAGGGCTGCCAATTGAATTCAACGAACGTAAGGCTCATTGGGCAAACTTCCTGCACTGTGTTCGCGAGCGTAAAGAGCCGATCTCGGATGTCCATTCTCACATGAAGGGATTGAATCTATGTCACCTCGCCGGCATTGCCGCTCGCACCGGTCGCGATTTGAAGTGGGATGACGCGAAGGAAGAGATCGTAGGCGATGAGCAGGCCAATAGCATGCTCTCGCGACCCTACCGCGAGGGTTACGAGATTGAGATGGGCGACGCGGTTTCGTCGTAA
- a CDS encoding fluoride efflux transporter FluC, whose product MTTWLNLIAIASGGALGSVCRYIVTIAAAAFPGGSTMLGTTVANILGCAAIGAFASFLEVRHAGLEPTSGQWFPEPARLAIQVGFLGGFTTFSTFVAEKNMLFQGGRIGHAFLYLAANLLLGWLVLVLAAGWVKSWMS is encoded by the coding sequence ATGACAACTTGGCTCAATTTGATCGCGATTGCCTCTGGAGGGGCCCTGGGCTCGGTTTGTCGGTACATTGTGACGATTGCAGCGGCTGCGTTTCCGGGCGGTTCGACCATGTTGGGCACCACGGTAGCCAACATTCTAGGTTGTGCCGCCATAGGTGCCTTTGCCTCATTTCTGGAGGTCCGCCACGCTGGATTGGAGCCGACTAGTGGTCAATGGTTCCCTGAACCAGCTCGCTTGGCCATTCAGGTAGGCTTTTTAGGCGGTTTCACGACGTTTTCAACGTTTGTAGCCGAGAAGAACATGCTTTTTCAAGGAGGACGCATAGGTCACGCGTTCCTGTATTTGGCGGCCAACCTTTTGTTGGGGTGGTTAGTGCTGGTATTGGCTGCGGGATGGGTGAAATCATGGATGAGCTGA
- a CDS encoding galactitol-1-phosphate 5-dehydrogenase produces MKAMLLTEYSHMEVTDVDEPQVGPHDVLVQVEACGICGSDIHGFDGSTGRRIPPLVMGHEAAGIVVETGDAVTDLAKGDRVTFDSMVSCGDCHFCRKGQGNLCDNRMVLGVSCGDYRRHGAFAERISVPRRIVYRIPDNLSFEHAALVEAVSVAVHAAEVTPIQLGDTAVVVGAGMIGLLVVQAVRAAGASRVIAVDLNDKRLAAAKELGADEVLRGDQCDVPAVIREMTEGRGADVALEVVGATPTVKTAIESVRKGGHVTLVGNVSPTIELPLQSVVTREITLHGTCGCNGEYPQCIDLMARGIINVAPLITSKISLSDGPAWFERLHAGDPDQMKVVVEPQRS; encoded by the coding sequence ATGAAAGCGATGCTGCTGACCGAGTACTCCCACATGGAAGTCACTGACGTGGACGAACCGCAGGTCGGTCCTCACGACGTCTTGGTTCAAGTCGAAGCGTGCGGAATCTGCGGCAGTGACATTCACGGCTTTGACGGAAGCACCGGACGCCGCATTCCGCCATTGGTGATGGGGCACGAAGCAGCAGGTATCGTCGTCGAAACTGGCGATGCAGTTACCGATTTGGCCAAGGGCGACCGAGTCACTTTTGATTCGATGGTTTCCTGCGGCGATTGTCACTTCTGTCGCAAAGGGCAAGGCAACTTGTGCGACAACCGTATGGTTCTGGGCGTTTCCTGTGGCGATTACCGTCGTCATGGCGCGTTCGCTGAACGAATCAGTGTGCCCCGCCGGATCGTCTATCGCATTCCTGACAACTTGTCCTTTGAGCACGCCGCTCTGGTCGAAGCGGTCTCCGTCGCCGTTCACGCGGCTGAAGTCACACCTATTCAATTGGGCGACACAGCCGTGGTTGTCGGTGCCGGGATGATTGGCCTGTTGGTCGTGCAGGCCGTTCGTGCCGCCGGTGCTTCGCGAGTGATCGCCGTCGACCTGAACGACAAGCGACTCGCCGCCGCCAAGGAACTCGGCGCCGACGAAGTGCTACGTGGCGACCAATGCGACGTCCCCGCAGTGATTCGTGAAATGACCGAAGGACGCGGCGCTGATGTGGCTCTCGAAGTGGTCGGTGCGACTCCCACGGTGAAGACCGCGATTGAATCCGTTCGTAAGGGCGGCCACGTCACGCTAGTGGGCAATGTGTCGCCGACTATTGAATTGCCGTTGCAGTCTGTTGTAACGCGGGAAATCACCTTGCATGGAACTTGCGGTTGCAACGGAGAGTACCCTCAATGCATCGACCTGATGGCCCGCGGTATCATCAACGTCGCACCGTTGATCACGTCCAAAATATCGCTCAGCGACGGACCTGCATGGTTTGAAAGACTGCACGCCGGCGACCCGGACCAAATGAAGGTGGTCGTTGAGCCTCAGCGTTCCTAG
- the ilvB gene encoding biosynthetic-type acetolactate synthase large subunit: MSTKAATETRVMNGADILVKSLVEHGVEVLFAYPGGCSMPMHQALTRFGDSLRTILPRHEQGGAFAAQGYARSTGKVGVVMATSGPGATNLVTAIADAKLDSIPMICITGQVPTAAIGSDAFQETPMVEVCRGITKHHYLVTKLSDLPRIMKEAFHIAQSGRPGPVLIDMPKDIQLGDLTDIDMDPPMDLPGYDPVPPTAPTETIRQIAAAIKLARRPVIYAGGGVILGGASEELREFINKTGIPTVTTIMGIGAVSPESEFSLDWLGMHGAAYANYAVRDCDLLIALGVRFDDRVTGKVEAFAKDAKIIHVDIDASELNKNKTAHIPVRGDVKPVLTELNKVVQKPEINEWRQHCTELKAKYPLQYDDKFDGILQQHAIKTLSDITADMDTYVSVGVGQHQMWAAQFFKFRRPRTFLSSSGLGTMGFGLPAAMGVQAALPNSLVIDIDGDGSFQMNVQELATCFCEELPVKVFLLNNQHLGMVVQWEDRFMDRNRAHTYLGPIHHEEAKGKSDADRFQYAEDRYPDFVQIAKGYGCGAATIREKKDLEGAIREMIAHKGPYLLDVQVPYQEHVLPMIPGGMTCDDMILS, encoded by the coding sequence ATGAGTACGAAAGCTGCTACCGAAACGCGCGTGATGAATGGTGCCGACATTTTGGTCAAATCCTTGGTCGAGCACGGCGTCGAAGTACTGTTTGCCTATCCTGGCGGATGCAGCATGCCAATGCACCAAGCCCTTACTCGGTTTGGTGATTCGCTGCGAACCATCCTGCCTCGTCACGAACAGGGTGGCGCATTTGCCGCTCAAGGCTACGCGCGATCCACCGGCAAGGTCGGTGTCGTGATGGCCACCAGCGGTCCAGGTGCCACCAATTTGGTCACCGCTATCGCCGACGCGAAATTGGATTCGATTCCGATGATCTGCATCACGGGACAGGTCCCCACCGCTGCAATCGGCAGTGACGCGTTCCAAGAAACGCCCATGGTCGAAGTCTGCCGTGGCATCACCAAGCACCATTACTTGGTCACCAAGCTCAGCGATCTACCGCGGATCATGAAGGAAGCCTTCCACATCGCGCAAAGCGGTCGGCCTGGCCCCGTCCTGATCGACATGCCTAAAGACATTCAATTGGGCGACCTGACTGACATTGATATGGATCCGCCGATGGATTTACCGGGCTATGACCCTGTTCCACCGACTGCGCCGACCGAAACCATTCGCCAAATCGCCGCTGCGATCAAACTCGCGCGACGTCCCGTGATCTATGCCGGTGGCGGAGTGATCTTGGGCGGTGCGAGCGAAGAGCTTCGTGAATTCATCAATAAGACTGGTATCCCAACCGTCACCACCATCATGGGCATCGGAGCCGTTTCACCGGAAAGTGAGTTCTCCCTTGATTGGCTCGGGATGCACGGTGCCGCATACGCCAACTATGCCGTTCGCGATTGTGACCTGCTAATCGCACTGGGTGTTCGTTTCGATGACCGAGTCACCGGTAAGGTGGAAGCGTTTGCTAAAGACGCCAAGATCATTCACGTCGATATCGATGCATCAGAGCTCAACAAGAACAAGACTGCGCACATTCCCGTCCGTGGCGATGTGAAGCCGGTTTTGACGGAATTGAACAAGGTCGTTCAGAAGCCAGAAATCAACGAGTGGCGTCAGCACTGTACCGAGTTGAAGGCGAAATACCCGCTGCAGTACGACGACAAGTTTGACGGCATCCTGCAGCAGCATGCAATCAAGACGTTGTCGGACATCACCGCAGACATGGACACCTACGTCAGCGTTGGCGTGGGACAACACCAAATGTGGGCGGCACAGTTCTTCAAGTTCCGCCGTCCTCGCACGTTCCTGAGTAGCAGCGGCTTAGGAACGATGGGCTTCGGCTTGCCAGCCGCGATGGGTGTGCAAGCGGCGCTCCCGAACTCGTTGGTGATCGACATCGATGGTGATGGTAGCTTCCAAATGAACGTCCAAGAACTTGCGACGTGCTTCTGTGAAGAACTACCCGTCAAGGTGTTCTTGCTCAACAACCAACACCTTGGCATGGTGGTTCAGTGGGAAGACCGATTCATGGATCGCAACCGCGCCCATACTTACCTCGGCCCAATCCACCACGAAGAAGCTAAAGGCAAGAGCGACGCGGATCGTTTTCAATACGCCGAAGATCGCTATCCTGACTTTGTCCAAATCGCGAAGGGTTATGGTTGCGGTGCCGCAACGATTCGAGAGAAGAAAGACCTCGAAGGTGCGATCCGCGAAATGATCGCCCACAAGGGACCTTACTTGCTCGACGTCCAAGTGCCGTACCAAGAACACGTGTTGCCCATGATCCCCGGTGGCATGACCTGCGACGACATGATTTTGAGCTAG
- a CDS encoding APC family permease, whose product MTQSKHPIGLVSATTIVAASMIGVGVFTTSGFALDALGSPSRVMLAWAIGSVIAMCGAVSYASLAQRFTESGGEYLFLARALHPSAGLTAGFVSLLAGFTGPIAAAALGLEAYAGPLLFAPDHLPPPSTIAISVIVAAAMLNTFRVSMAARVQDVIVLTKLALIVGFLVWSLMKIGSWSTSAPNANQLEPLSLFTLANQLVWISFSFAGFNAAIYISGEIKNPQANVPRAIIAGTLLVSLIYLALNAVFVYAAPMETITSQDKISEVAATAAQAIGGFGLEQLVRIAIAVALATSVTAMMMTGPRVYAKMADDGYMPSWFSFREQPPAIAVWFQAGLAIAVVAISQLKDLLSYLGLTLSLCSALAISTLFLLRARGQISKLPFWGIPPTVFIAATVGFGVLASWGNPIPAYAAVGTLLLGLAIYPFLRVKA is encoded by the coding sequence TTGACTCAGTCGAAGCACCCTATTGGGCTCGTGTCCGCCACGACGATTGTTGCCGCAAGCATGATCGGTGTTGGCGTGTTCACGACCAGCGGATTCGCACTCGATGCCCTTGGGTCACCATCGCGCGTCATGCTGGCCTGGGCCATTGGTAGCGTTATCGCCATGTGCGGCGCGGTCAGCTATGCGTCACTCGCCCAGCGATTCACGGAATCCGGTGGCGAGTATTTGTTCTTAGCCCGGGCTCTGCATCCATCCGCTGGACTGACCGCTGGCTTCGTTTCGTTGCTTGCGGGATTCACGGGCCCCATCGCGGCAGCAGCATTGGGACTGGAGGCCTACGCCGGACCATTGTTGTTTGCACCCGATCATTTGCCTCCGCCATCAACAATTGCGATTAGCGTGATCGTTGCCGCCGCCATGCTCAATACGTTTCGAGTTTCGATGGCAGCTCGAGTGCAAGACGTAATTGTGCTTACGAAATTGGCATTGATTGTTGGGTTTCTGGTTTGGTCGCTAATGAAGATAGGATCGTGGTCGACTAGCGCCCCTAACGCAAACCAGCTCGAACCATTATCGCTGTTCACGCTAGCGAACCAACTGGTTTGGATTTCGTTTTCGTTCGCGGGATTTAATGCGGCAATTTACATTTCGGGTGAGATCAAGAATCCGCAAGCCAATGTCCCCCGAGCCATTATTGCCGGAACGTTACTGGTGAGCTTGATCTATCTGGCCTTGAACGCTGTGTTCGTTTATGCGGCACCGATGGAAACGATCACTTCGCAGGACAAGATTTCCGAAGTGGCGGCAACCGCCGCGCAAGCCATTGGCGGTTTTGGACTGGAACAACTGGTGCGAATCGCAATCGCCGTGGCATTAGCGACTTCGGTCACGGCGATGATGATGACGGGCCCGCGGGTCTATGCGAAAATGGCAGATGACGGATACATGCCGAGTTGGTTCTCGTTTCGCGAACAGCCTCCCGCGATTGCGGTTTGGTTTCAGGCAGGATTAGCAATCGCGGTCGTCGCGATTTCGCAATTGAAAGACCTGCTGAGCTACCTTGGCTTAACTCTATCGTTGTGTTCGGCGCTCGCGATCAGCACGCTGTTTTTGCTGAGAGCTAGAGGCCAAATTAGCAAGCTTCCATTTTGGGGAATTCCACCAACGGTGTTCATTGCCGCGACAGTGGGATTCGGCGTTCTCGCTTCCTGGGGCAACCCCATTCCCGCCTACGCAGCAGTGGGGACACTGCTGCTGGGTTTGGCGATTTACCCGTTCTTGCGAGTGAAAGCCTGA
- a CDS encoding SDR family oxidoreductase — translation MNETYAKVAIVTGASRGIGASIAMRLATDGFAVVINYSSEAAPAEALVASIRDVGGKADCFRADVSDPVAVSALFNFAESSFGGLGVLVNNAGMLTTSTIAEFDDDAFDRLVAVNLKGCFNAMRESAKRMCDGGRIINLSSSVIGLNQPQYGVYVATKAGVEAMGRVLAKELRGRNICVNAVAPGPTETELFLEGKSDDLVDSFAKLSPLERLGQPDDIASVVSFLAGSDGGWVNGQVLRANGGIV, via the coding sequence ATGAATGAAACGTATGCAAAAGTGGCCATTGTCACTGGAGCTTCCCGGGGGATTGGTGCGTCGATTGCTATGCGACTAGCGACCGATGGTTTCGCCGTGGTCATCAACTACTCAAGCGAAGCCGCGCCCGCCGAGGCACTTGTCGCGAGTATCCGGGATGTTGGTGGAAAAGCCGACTGCTTCCGAGCGGACGTAAGCGACCCGGTTGCGGTGTCGGCGTTGTTCAATTTCGCCGAATCATCGTTCGGCGGCCTTGGTGTCTTGGTCAACAATGCCGGGATGCTGACGACCTCCACCATTGCGGAATTTGATGACGACGCATTCGATCGCTTGGTGGCCGTCAATTTAAAGGGGTGTTTTAACGCGATGCGTGAGTCAGCCAAGCGAATGTGTGATGGTGGAAGGATCATCAATTTGTCGTCGAGCGTTATCGGATTAAATCAACCGCAATATGGTGTCTATGTTGCCACAAAGGCGGGCGTGGAAGCGATGGGCAGGGTTCTTGCGAAGGAACTGCGTGGACGGAACATTTGTGTGAACGCAGTGGCTCCAGGACCGACCGAGACGGAGCTCTTTCTGGAAGGTAAGTCGGACGACCTCGTTGATTCGTTCGCCAAGCTTTCGCCACTTGAACGATTGGGGCAGCCCGACGACATTGCTTCCGTTGTCTCGTTTCTTGCTGGTTCCGACGGAGGTTGGGTGAACGGGCAAGTTTTGCGAGCCAACGGGGGAATTGTTTAA